Proteins encoded together in one Musa acuminata AAA Group cultivar baxijiao chromosome BXJ3-6, Cavendish_Baxijiao_AAA, whole genome shotgun sequence window:
- the LOC103987790 gene encoding high mobility group B protein 13, translating into MAAAAVQRKGRSRKALKNLSPSDINIPTGESSSPLGEVGKESRDGLSQLLSPKNSKKVPPKPKSSKATGKSFADELQELQGRLHMLQLEKEKTEELLKQRDEVLKQKDEEIENCGKEQERLQDELKKLQKLKEFKPTMSLPLVKSLREKDQEKNEKKKNHKNKTGVEKTKKPCPAYISWCKDQWNEAKKENPDADFKEISNVLGARWKALSAQEKKPYEDKYQQEKEAYLQVVKQEKRENEAMKLLEEEQLQKTAMELLEQYLQFKQEADKEGNKPRKEKDPLKPKQPMSAFFLFSKERREALLQENKNVLEISKIAGEEWKNMTGEQKAPYEEVAKKQKEDYNREMELYKQRKLEEAATLKKEEEEQRKVLKQEALQLLKKKEKTENIIKKTKEDRHKKKKNKEEQNADPNRPKKPPSSFLLFSKEARKQLMEEHPGIPYSTLNAMVSVKWKDLGEAERQTWNEKAAEGINAYKKELEEYNKVVAMASKTTTPEHES; encoded by the exons ATGGCAGCCGCGGCAGTTCAGAGGAAAGGGAGGAGCCGGAAGGCGCTGAAGAATTTGTCGCCGAGCGACATCAATATCCCCACTGGCGAATCCTCGTCCCCGCTCGGGGAAGTTGGCAAGGAGAGCCGAGACGGGCTCTCTCAGCTCCTCTCGCCGAAGAATTCCAAGAAAGTCCCTCCCAAGCCCAAGTCTTCTAAGGCGACTGGCAAGTCCTTCGCCGACGAGTTGCAAGAACTCCAGGGGCGGCTGCATATGCTTCAGCTGGAGAAGGAGAAAACGGAGGAGCTCCTGAAGCAACGGGATGAGGTGCTGAAGCAGAAGGACGAAGAGATCGAGAACTGCGGCAAGGAACAGGAGCGGCTACAGGATGAGCTCAAGAAACTCCAGAAATTGAAGGAGTTCAAGCCAACCATG AGCCTTCCTCTGGTTAAGTCTCTGAGAGAGAAAGATCAAGAAAAGAACGAAAAGAAGAAGAATCATAAGAACAAGACCGGCGTCGAGAAGACCAAGAAGCCGTGTCCGGCATACATCTCATGGTGCAAAGATCAGTGGAACGAAGCCAAGAAAGAGAACCCTGATGCAGATTTCAAAGAGATTTCCAATGTGCTGGGAGCGAGATGGAAGGCGTTGAGCGCCCAAGAAAAGAAGCCCTACGAAGACAAGTACCAGCAAGAGAAAGAGGCCTACTTGCAGGTGGTGAAGCAGGAGAAGCGCGAGAACGAGGCGATGAAACTGCTGGAGGAAGAGCAGCTGCAAAAGACAGCCATGGAGTTGCTCGAACAGTATCTGCAGTTCAAACAG GAAGCCGATAAAGAGGGCAATAAACCGAG GAAGGAGAAAGATCCTTTGAAGCCAAAGCAACCCATGTcagctttcttcctcttctcgaaAGAACGACGCGAGGCTCTGCTACAAGAGAACAAAAATGTCCTCGAG ATCTCTAAGATAGCAGGAGAGGAGTGGAAGAACATGACTGGAGAGCAGAAAGCACCCTATGAGGAG GTTGCTAAGAAACAGAAGGAAGATTATAATCGGGAAATGGAGCTTTACAAGCAAAGAAAGCTCGAG GAAGCTGCGAcattaaagaaggaagaagaggagcagaGGAAAGTTCTAAAGCAGGAAGCCCTTCAATTGttgaagaagaaggagaaaacaGAGAATATAATTAAG AAAACGAAGGAGGACCgtcacaagaagaagaaaaacaagGAAGAACAGAATGCAGATCCTAACAGGCCAAAGAAGCCACcctcttctttccttctcttcag CAAAGAAGCAAGGAAGCAACTCATGGAGGAACATCCGGGAATCCCCTATTCCACTTTGAACGCCATGGTTTCAGTGAAATGGAAG GACTTGGGTGAAGCTGAGAGGCAGACATGGAACGAGAAAGCAGCAGAAGGCATAAATGCATACAAGAAAGAATTAGAGGAGTACAACAAAGTTGTCGCTATGGCCAGCAAGACCACTACTCCCGAACACGAGTCCTGA
- the LOC135640512 gene encoding UDP-glycosyltransferase 72B1-like → MSLTRALHHHLSLLRVYNTMEGRGLTSSSLGFIGLYGSQSCAILESCSGSHGGQQRSSCCYEVAASSRGAAADARHWPPDPHGRTGQAPRRPPWLLRHHHHLGHLRLQGPGHPPLLPPPTFLWVVKSPSDGGDASEAYFTVQSKEDPFRFLPAGFVDRTREVGLLVPSWAPQAAVLNHAATGGFLSHCGWNSTLESVKAGVPMVAWPLFAEQRQNAVMLAEGSRIALRLPRAEQGIVPREEVARVVKELMEGEEGKAAHQRVAELREASARCLEEGGAAYTALDAVGNKWKATN, encoded by the coding sequence ATGAGCCTGACGCGTGCTTTACATCATCATCTCTCTCTCCTTCGTGTATATAACACGATGGAAGGGAGAGGACTCACCTCatcctcgctcggtttcattggcTTGTACGGGTCCCAGTCGTGTGCGAtactcgagtcttgttctggtagCCATGGAGGACAGCAACGGAGCAGCTGCTGCTACGAGGTCGCGGCGTCCTCACGTGGCGCTGCTGCCGACGCCCGGCATTGGCCACCTGATCCCCATGGCCGAACTGGCCAAGCTCCTCGTCGCCCGCCATGGCTTCTCCGTCACCATCATCACCTTGGCCATCTCCGCCTCCAAGGCCCAGGCCaccctcctctcctccctccACCCACCTTCCTGTGGGTCGTCAAGAGCCCGAGCGACGGCGGGGACGCCAGCGAGGCATACTTCACCGTCCAGAGCAAGGAGGACCCGTTCCGGTTCCTGCCGGCGGGGTTCGTGGACCGAACGCGAGAGGTGGGCCTGCTGGTCCCGTCGTGGGCGCCGCAAGCGGCGGTGCTAAACCACGCCGCTACCGGCGGCTTCCTGAGCCACTGTGGGTGGAACTCGACGCTGGAGAGCGTGAAAGCCGGGGTGCCGATGGTGGCATGGCCTCTGTTCGCAGAGCAGCGCCAGAACGCGGTGATGCTGGCGGAGGGCTCGAGGATCGCGCTGCGGTTGCCGAGGGCGGAGCAAGGGATCGTACCGCGGGAGGAGGTGGCGCGGGTGGTGAAGGAGCTGATGGAGGGGGAAGAGGGAAAGGCCGCGCATCAGCGGGTGGCGGAGCTCCGGGAAGCTTCGGCCAGATGCCTGGAGGAGGGCGGCGCCGCGTACACGGCGCTTGACGCGGTGGGCAACAAGTGGAAGGCCACGAACTAA
- the LOC135640513 gene encoding uncharacterized protein LOC135640513, translating to MHIVPPTDLGPKLPVDGLRSQGAMGVAKIAVVLSVISTLFLLSTATRLTLPASYVAELDRERPEDSRQAATVLPVEKLREDGAATGDAFRPIDLTHRPIIHQYRHGSQFGVRLSRAAGDEEVVVPYGDDMILSVPANDGESNAEVVKEEEEQERVAEAEGKQGPQEVAAPKWTEESKGEEYMTKKEREEEPDSDSDSDSDSDSDDEEEEDGGRLAQWLWGLWKRFHI from the coding sequence ATGCACATCGTTCCTCCCACCGACCTAGGACCAAAATTGCCAGTCGACGGTCTACGATCGCAGGGAGCCATGGGCGTAGCCAAGATCGCCGTCGTCCTCTCCGTCATCTCCACCCTCTTCCTTCTCTCCACCGCCACCCGCCTTACCCTTCCCGCCTCTTACGTCGCGGAGCTCGACCGTGAGCGGCCTGAAGACTCCCGCCAGGCGGCCACCGTCCTCCCCGTTGAAAAGTTACGCGAGGATGGTGCCGCTACCGGCGATGCCTTCCGCCCCATCGACCTCACCCACCGCCCCATCATCCACCAGTACCGCCACGGCTCCCAATTCGGCGTCCGCCTCAGCCGCGCCGCCGGCGACGAGGAGGTGGTCGTCCCCTATGGCGACGACATGATCTTATCGGTCCCGGCCAACGACGGGGAATCGAACGCCGAAGTGGtcaaggaggaggaagagcaagAGAGAGTAGCGGAGGCGGAAGGGAAGCAGGGACCGCAGGAGGTTGCGGCGCCGAAGTGGACGGAGGAGAGCAAGGGGGAGGAATACATGaccaagaaagaaagagaagaagagccTGATTCGGACTCCGACTCCGACTCCGACTCCGATTCAGacgacgaggaagaagaagatggaggTCGCTTGGCGCAATGGCTTTGGGGCCTCTGGAAGCGCTTCCATATCTAA
- the LOC135640838 gene encoding uncharacterized protein LOC135640838, protein MECATSLILSLLSTLLVLSHAGRLALPLSAAGDLDQPEGGLRTATVPRFEIDAPLSADGSRRRYRHRGAAVPYGDGVIASVHAKDGEAGGEAKTGREKAADGWRRTEEVDHSGGEEYKKKDDDLNSGSDEVKEAGEEELQLQTKNKNKDKEKNKEKNKDKDKEKEKNKNKDKEKEKNKDKEKNKEKNKDKDKEKEKNKNKDKEKNKDKEKNKEKDKDKEKNKEKDKEKNKNKEKSKHKQEKEGEGWMKWYRELKNRLEL, encoded by the coding sequence ATGGAATGCGCCACCAGCCTCATCCTCTCGCTGCTCTCCACTCTCCTCGTCCTCTCTCATGCCGGCCGCCTCGCCCTTCCCCTCTCCGCCGCCGGAGACCTCGACCAGCCGGAGGGCGGCCTTCGCACGGCCACCGTCCCCCGCTTCGAAATTGATGCCCCCCTCTCTGCAGATGGCTCCCGCCGCCGCTACCGTCACCGCGGCGCCGCTGTTCCCTACGGAGACGGCGTGATCGCTTCGGTCCACGCGAAGGACGGGGAAGCAGGCGGTGAGGCGAAGACAGGCAGGGAGAAGGCTGCCGACGGGTGGCGGAGAACAGAGGAGGTTGACCATAGTGGGGGCGAAGAGTACAAGAAGAAAGATgacgacttgaattcaggttcAGACGAGGTAAAGGAGGCAGGAGAAGAGGAGCTGCAGCTTCAGACTAAGAATAAGAACAAGGAtaaagagaagaataaggagaagaACAAGGATAAAgacaaggagaaggagaagaacaagaacaaagacaaggagaaggagaagaacaaggataaagagaagaataaggagaagaACAAGGATAAAgacaaggagaaggagaagaacaagaacaaagaTAAGGAGAAGAACAAGGATAAAGAGAAGAACAAGGAGAAAGACAAAGATAAGGAGAAGAACAAGGAGAAAGATAAggagaagaacaagaacaaagaGAAGAGCAAGCACAAGCAGGAGAAAGAGGGTGAGGGATGGATGAAGTGGTATCGGGAGCTGAAGAATCGCTTGGAGCTGTAG